In a genomic window of Demequina muriae:
- the smc gene encoding chromosome segregation protein SMC, whose product MHLKTLTLRGFKSFASATTLEFEPGVTCVVGPNGSGKSNVVDALAWVMGEQGAKTLRGGKMDDVIFAGTAGRAPLGRAEVSLTIDNTDGALPIEYTEVTITRTLFRTGGSEYQINGSPCRLLDIQDLLSDSGLGREMHVIVGQGQLDAVLRATPEDRRHFIEEAAGILKHRKRKDKALRKLDAMQANLTRVTDLTAELRRQLGPLGRQADVARQAQRIQVDVRDSRARLLADDIAQLEARFSQERADESALLERRAEVDKALGDARSRLADLERASAEATPALTKANDTYYRLSAIRERLRNLSSLAEERLRMLGNATQEAPPRDLVDLDEQLDRARAAAAELDAEVAAAATALEQAEQGRRDAEQVAEESERHLANLLRSVADRREGVARLAGDVSARRSRVEAAEAEIGRLRESLADAQKRAHEATTEFQHLETQVASVEQGEEDLDDAHEAATEEWDEAKAALTDLKDRLNTSMRERDTWAAKVEALELSLARKDGAGALLASGSRSVRGTVAAHLEVSADAEDAIAAALGPLADALAVDSVEDAVDAIRWLRDEDAGRARFLVADSSATVDNPTVTLPSGAAWASDLVSGPAGIVDTVRAHLSGVAVVDDLAAARALVAVHREVVAVTRRGDLLGAKNASGGAGDAPSVLHMQAALDEAKHKRDQASIVVESTTFEIRGAEERESQARTRHEITLERLNDSDARMAAVAEQLGHLNASARAARADGERLETQIVAAQERMAEQSAELASLAERLAAAQAEPEQTEVDTAAAQTRRDEDAQAAVAARAKETEARLSLRTSEERARALAARAESLERAAVAERDARARAEAAAQRRERQAVAAREVIAGTVDALAAIDIAVAHADDARAAAEAARSERTSDLSEVRREVEGLADELRRLTDESHRDELARAQVKVRLEQLEQRAVDELGMDPAKLVEEYGPHLPVPVHSEDGDGEPDEDGEQRTQPYIREAQEKRLRSAERAMKQLGQVNPLALEEFAALEERHKFLQDQLSDIKKSREDLMEIVREIDERVERIFVDAFEDTQAQFDIIFPRLFPGGEGKLVLTDPSNMLETGIEVEARPAGKKVKRLSLLSGGERSLTAVALLVAIFKARPSPFYVMDEVEAALDDANLGRLLEIFTELKDDSQLIVITHQKRTMEIADALYGVTMRGDGVTTVISQRLTDEDVA is encoded by the coding sequence GTGCACCTCAAGACGCTGACGCTCCGCGGCTTCAAGTCGTTCGCGTCGGCGACCACTCTGGAGTTCGAGCCCGGCGTCACCTGCGTGGTGGGCCCCAACGGCTCGGGCAAGTCCAACGTGGTGGACGCTCTCGCGTGGGTGATGGGCGAACAGGGCGCGAAGACGCTGCGCGGCGGCAAGATGGACGACGTCATCTTCGCGGGCACCGCGGGACGCGCACCGCTGGGCCGCGCCGAGGTGTCGCTGACCATCGACAACACGGACGGCGCGCTGCCGATCGAGTACACCGAGGTCACGATCACCCGCACGCTGTTCCGCACCGGCGGGTCGGAGTATCAGATCAACGGTTCTCCGTGCCGGCTGCTCGACATCCAGGATCTGCTGAGCGATTCCGGCCTCGGCCGCGAGATGCACGTCATCGTGGGCCAGGGGCAACTCGACGCCGTGCTGCGCGCCACCCCCGAGGACCGCCGCCACTTCATCGAGGAGGCCGCTGGCATCCTCAAGCACCGCAAGCGCAAGGACAAGGCGTTGCGCAAACTCGACGCGATGCAGGCGAACCTCACGCGCGTCACCGACCTCACCGCCGAGCTGCGCCGCCAGCTGGGGCCGCTCGGGCGCCAGGCCGATGTCGCCCGCCAGGCGCAGCGCATCCAGGTCGACGTGCGCGATTCCCGCGCGCGGCTGCTGGCCGATGACATCGCGCAGCTCGAGGCGCGCTTCTCGCAGGAGAGGGCCGATGAGTCGGCGCTGCTCGAGCGGCGCGCGGAGGTCGACAAGGCGCTTGGCGACGCCCGGTCGCGGCTGGCCGACCTCGAGCGCGCATCGGCCGAGGCCACGCCGGCCCTGACCAAGGCGAACGACACGTACTACCGGCTCAGCGCGATCCGCGAACGGTTGCGCAACCTCTCGTCGCTCGCCGAGGAGCGGCTGCGGATGCTCGGCAACGCCACGCAGGAGGCGCCGCCGCGCGACCTGGTCGACCTCGACGAGCAGCTGGACCGTGCGCGCGCCGCCGCAGCGGAGCTAGATGCGGAGGTGGCTGCCGCCGCGACCGCTCTCGAGCAGGCGGAGCAGGGCCGCCGCGATGCGGAGCAGGTGGCGGAAGAGTCCGAGCGTCACCTCGCGAACCTGCTGCGATCCGTGGCCGACCGTCGGGAGGGCGTTGCACGCCTCGCCGGCGACGTGTCCGCGCGCCGGTCGCGCGTGGAGGCGGCCGAGGCCGAGATCGGTCGCCTGCGGGAGTCCCTCGCGGACGCCCAGAAGCGAGCGCATGAGGCGACCACGGAGTTCCAGCACCTCGAGACGCAGGTGGCGTCGGTGGAGCAGGGCGAAGAGGATCTCGACGACGCTCACGAGGCCGCGACGGAGGAGTGGGACGAGGCCAAGGCCGCTCTCACGGACCTCAAGGACCGACTCAACACGTCCATGCGCGAGCGGGACACGTGGGCGGCGAAGGTCGAGGCTCTCGAGCTGTCGCTGGCGCGCAAGGACGGCGCGGGCGCGCTGCTGGCGTCAGGGTCGCGGTCGGTGCGAGGCACGGTGGCCGCGCACCTCGAGGTCAGTGCGGACGCGGAGGACGCGATCGCCGCCGCGCTCGGCCCGCTGGCCGATGCGCTCGCCGTCGACTCCGTCGAGGATGCGGTCGATGCGATCCGGTGGCTGCGCGACGAGGATGCCGGGAGGGCGCGGTTCCTGGTGGCGGATTCCAGCGCCACCGTCGACAACCCGACGGTGACGCTGCCCAGCGGCGCCGCGTGGGCGTCCGACCTGGTGTCAGGCCCGGCCGGAATCGTCGACACCGTGCGCGCACACCTGTCCGGAGTCGCGGTGGTGGACGATCTCGCCGCCGCCCGCGCACTCGTCGCCGTGCACCGCGAGGTCGTGGCCGTCACCCGCCGCGGAGACCTGCTGGGTGCCAAGAACGCCTCCGGCGGCGCCGGCGACGCCCCGAGCGTGCTGCACATGCAGGCGGCTCTCGACGAGGCCAAGCACAAGCGTGATCAGGCGTCCATCGTCGTGGAGAGCACCACGTTCGAGATCCGCGGCGCGGAGGAGCGCGAGTCCCAGGCCCGCACCCGCCACGAGATCACGCTCGAGCGGCTCAACGATTCGGACGCGCGCATGGCGGCTGTCGCGGAGCAGCTGGGCCACCTGAACGCGTCGGCGAGGGCGGCCCGCGCCGACGGCGAACGGCTCGAGACCCAGATCGTCGCGGCACAGGAGCGCATGGCCGAGCAGTCGGCGGAGCTCGCGAGCCTCGCCGAGCGGCTCGCCGCCGCGCAGGCCGAGCCCGAGCAGACCGAGGTCGACACCGCCGCGGCCCAGACGCGCCGCGACGAGGACGCGCAGGCGGCCGTGGCCGCCCGCGCCAAGGAGACCGAGGCACGGCTGTCGCTGCGCACCTCGGAGGAGCGGGCGCGTGCGCTCGCCGCTCGTGCCGAGAGCCTGGAACGTGCCGCCGTCGCCGAGCGCGACGCCCGCGCCCGCGCCGAGGCGGCGGCCCAGCGCCGCGAGCGCCAGGCGGTGGCGGCACGAGAGGTCATCGCCGGGACGGTCGACGCGCTGGCCGCGATCGACATCGCCGTCGCGCATGCGGACGACGCGAGGGCCGCCGCCGAGGCCGCTCGCTCCGAGCGCACCTCCGACCTATCCGAGGTGCGACGCGAGGTCGAGGGGCTCGCCGACGAGCTGCGCCGCCTCACGGACGAGTCCCACCGCGACGAGCTGGCCCGCGCGCAGGTGAAGGTGCGCCTCGAGCAGCTCGAGCAGCGCGCCGTCGACGAGCTCGGGATGGACCCCGCGAAGCTCGTGGAGGAGTACGGCCCGCACCTGCCGGTGCCCGTGCACTCCGAGGACGGGGACGGCGAGCCCGACGAGGATGGCGAGCAGCGCACCCAGCCCTACATCCGCGAAGCCCAGGAGAAGCGACTGCGCTCTGCTGAGCGCGCGATGAAGCAGCTGGGACAGGTCAACCCGCTCGCTCTCGAGGAGTTCGCGGCACTCGAGGAGCGCCACAAGTTCCTGCAGGACCAGCTGAGCGACATCAAGAAGTCCCGTGAGGACCTGATGGAGATCGTGCGCGAGATCGATGAGCGCGTCGAGCGCATCTTCGTCGACGCGTTCGAGGACACGCAGGCCCAGTTCGACATCATCTTCCCGCGGCTGTTCCCGGGGGGCGAGGGCAAGCTCGTCCTCACCGACCCGTCGAACATGCTGGAGACCGGCATCGAGGTCGAGGCCCGTCCCGCAGGCAAGAAGGTCAAGCGCCTGTCGCTGCTGTCCGGTGGCGAGCGTTCCCTGACGGCCGTGGCGCTGCTCGTCGCGATCTTCAAGGCGCGCCCCAGCCCGTTCTACGTCATGGACGAGGTCGAGGCCGCGCTCGACGACGCCAACCTGGGCAGGCTGCTGGAGATCTTCACTGAGCTCAAGGACGACTCGCAGCTGATCGTGATCACGCACCAGAAGCGCACCATGGAGATCGCCGATGCGCTCTACGGGGTCACGATGCGCGGCGACGGCGTCACGACGGTCATCAGCCAGCGGCTCACCGACGAGGACGTCGCCTGA